One window from the genome of Archaeoglobaceae archaeon encodes:
- a CDS encoding glycosyltransferase family 39 protein, with amino-acid sequence MKHLLIISFTLIAFLSNHYFLNDEVVVALQVQSIESNFSLATDKLIIYQAIPGFEFNGNVYAPFTYLLPIFAYPINKFLLFLNYFGYPDLILALIAPAGFLFLSLEYRKLRIPAIAFFLLNLILFKPIYRFEDWSAVYSVKFLNIVFITIATIILYKILREKVDEKVATSGAFLFVFATPIAYWTISAKAHALSLLMVVLSAYCIDLYCKSNKARYVFLSSVIAGLSVSIRSIDGIAIFMSILIFILIYQKSRVPYSIAGFSVGYIPCAIFGYAVFGIPLPVEIIGNLFSEQKFVRSSNILDLIPMIPLILFGINFKTLGMMNFSPILAILILPTYRAIKSKRISLSSFEKFLLVFGFVFFVLYLPFISSGVIDTKVRDYRFYLPLYFPLIYIISTKIRPEIDFSVLITTIFCYSAVTSVLVSIFRDYISYIIYVYFGVSCFLILVFILYEKFGKSKPEVIPLAILPVVFMISDQLNGYFGPYDVHFILPVLDRFSELLFWIRVILLLG; translated from the coding sequence ATGAAGCATTTGTTAATCATTTCTTTTACTCTGATAGCCTTTTTGAGCAACCACTACTTTCTTAACGATGAAGTTGTGGTAGCCCTTCAGGTTCAGAGCATAGAATCCAACTTCTCTCTGGCTACAGATAAGCTCATAATTTATCAAGCTATTCCCGGCTTTGAATTTAACGGAAACGTATATGCCCCGTTTACGTATCTACTTCCGATTTTTGCATATCCAATAAACAAGTTTCTGCTTTTCTTGAACTATTTCGGATATCCAGATCTGATTTTAGCCTTAATAGCCCCAGCGGGATTCCTTTTTTTATCATTAGAATACAGAAAGCTTAGAATTCCTGCAATCGCCTTCTTTTTACTGAATTTAATTCTTTTTAAACCCATCTATAGATTTGAAGACTGGAGTGCAGTATACTCTGTAAAATTTTTAAACATCGTATTCATAACAATTGCCACAATAATTTTATACAAGATTCTGAGAGAAAAAGTTGATGAAAAAGTTGCCACATCTGGAGCTTTTCTCTTCGTATTCGCAACTCCGATAGCATACTGGACTATTTCAGCCAAGGCTCATGCCCTATCATTGCTAATGGTAGTTTTATCTGCTTACTGCATCGATCTTTATTGTAAGTCAAATAAAGCACGCTATGTGTTTTTATCGTCGGTGATCGCTGGTCTCAGCGTTTCAATACGTTCTATCGATGGTATTGCGATATTTATGTCAATTTTGATCTTTATACTAATCTACCAGAAATCAAGGGTTCCATACTCAATTGCCGGTTTTTCGGTTGGTTATATTCCATGTGCAATTTTCGGCTACGCTGTTTTTGGTATCCCTTTGCCTGTTGAAATCATCGGAAATCTCTTTTCAGAACAGAAATTTGTGAGAAGCTCGAATATTCTGGATTTAATCCCGATGATACCGCTAATCCTCTTTGGAATAAACTTCAAAACTCTTGGAATGATGAATTTTTCGCCAATTCTTGCTATTTTGATATTGCCAACCTATCGAGCGATCAAGAGCAAGCGGATCTCACTTTCAAGCTTCGAAAAGTTTCTGCTTGTATTTGGGTTTGTATTCTTTGTGTTATACCTGCCTTTTATAAGTTCCGGCGTGATAGACACAAAAGTCAGGGATTATCGCTTTTACCTACCACTATATTTTCCGCTAATCTATATAATCTCAACAAAAATCAGACCAGAAATCGATTTCTCAGTGCTTATAACCACTATCTTCTGTTATTCAGCTGTCACTTCCGTTCTGGTTTCAATATTTCGGGACTACATTTCCTACATAATATACGTTTATTTTGGAGTCTCTTGTTTTTTAATCCTCGTTTTCATTCTTTATGAGAAGTTTGGGAAATCGAAACCTGAAGTTATACCTCTGGCAATTCTTCCAGTGGTTTTCATGATATCAGACCAGTTGAATGGATACTTCGGTCCTTACGACGTTCACTTCATTTTACCGGTTTTGGATCGCTTTTCAGAATTATTATTCTGGATCAGGGTTATTTTACTCTTAGGCTAA
- a CDS encoding DUF357 domain-containing protein has protein sequence METEKWLERIKKRVSLIEGDKRFIENIKAYIKDSEYFMEKFDYIRAFECVIWAWAWLEIGVEIGKLYETRTAHGGG, from the coding sequence ATGGAGACCGAGAAGTGGCTGGAGAGGATAAAGAAGAGAGTTAGTTTGATAGAGGGAGATAAGAGATTCATAGAAAATATAAAAGCCTATATAAAAGACTCTGAATATTTTATGGAAAAGTTTGATTACATAAGAGCTTTTGAATGTGTTATTTGGGCTTGGGCGTGGCTGGAGATAGGAGTTGAAATCGGCAAGTTGTATGAGACTCGGACAGCACATGGTGGTGGATAA
- a CDS encoding adenosine-specific kinase — MKFEIVKIEVPKDCNVILGSAHFIKTVEDLYEALVNSVPNIKFGLAFCEASGHCLVRHEGNDPELRELAAKKALELSCGHSFIIFIRNAYPINVLGKIKDVPEVCSIHAATANPLEVIVVETEQGRGIIGVVDGFRSRGIEKDEDIKARKEFLRKIGYKL, encoded by the coding sequence GTGAAATTCGAAATCGTTAAAATCGAGGTTCCAAAGGATTGCAACGTCATACTTGGTTCAGCTCATTTTATCAAGACTGTTGAAGATCTATACGAGGCTCTTGTAAATTCAGTTCCTAATATAAAATTTGGATTAGCATTCTGCGAAGCTTCAGGGCACTGTCTTGTAAGGCATGAAGGCAACGATCCGGAGCTTAGGGAACTCGCAGCAAAGAAGGCCCTTGAACTCTCATGTGGACACAGCTTTATAATCTTCATTAGGAATGCATATCCAATAAACGTTCTCGGAAAGATAAAGGATGTGCCAGAGGTTTGCAGTATACATGCTGCAACTGCAAATCCCTTAGAAGTCATAGTAGTGGAGACCGAGCAGGGAAGAGGAATAATTGGTGTTGTTGATGGATTCAGGAGTAGGGGAATCGAGAAAGACGAGGACATAAAAGCAAGAAAGGAGTTCCTGAGGAAAATAGGCTACAAACTCTGA
- a CDS encoding antitoxin family protein: MPKIIEAIYEDGVFKPLEKVELKDGEKAKIILGSIAERTFGILKASEEDIERALEELENEWGFC, encoded by the coding sequence ATGCCTAAAATAATTGAAGCAATCTACGAAGACGGAGTATTCAAACCATTGGAGAAGGTTGAGCTAAAGGATGGTGAGAAAGCAAAAATCATCTTAGGTTCCATAGCGGAAAGAACATTTGGCATTCTCAAGGCAAGCGAAGAAGATATAGAGAGAGCATTAGAGGAATTAGAAAATGAATGGGGTTTTTGTTGA
- a CDS encoding type IV pilin N-terminal domain-containing protein codes for MRKDEKGVSPVIGVILMVAITVILAAVIASFVFGLSGTVKPTKTPSVQAKRIDQSTIEFTLYDLGGAMSVGNCSIKYGGTDATLDSSDFTGVGSQIQCTDCGPGLKSLILTCDVDAAPQIILNTNM; via the coding sequence ATGAGAAAGGATGAGAAAGGCGTCTCGCCAGTTATTGGCGTGATCCTGATGGTGGCAATAACAGTGATACTCGCGGCAGTGATAGCGAGTTTCGTGTTTGGCTTGAGCGGAACCGTGAAGCCAACAAAGACTCCAAGCGTTCAGGCAAAGAGAATCGATCAGAGCACGATTGAGTTTACACTCTACGATCTTGGAGGAGCCATGAGTGTAGGTAATTGTAGTATTAAATATGGAGGAACGGACGCAACACTCGATTCAAGTGATTTCACTGGAGTTGGATCGCAGATTCAATGCACTGACTGCGGTCCCGGATTGAAATCGCTGATACTCACATGCGATGTCGATGCAGCACCGCAGATCATACTGAACACGAACATGTAA
- a CDS encoding methyltransferase has product MVYEPAEDSELLLESALKEVKSEDEVIEIGAGSGFVAEKLVGKCRWVVVTDISPFAVKLLKKKGLDVVRTDIAQGIKKKFSLVLFNPPYLELEDELKRDFWEDCSINGGKGGIEVLCRFLDTLRDFMEKDGRAIVVVSSLNIPKFFEEIKLRGFDYEILAVKRLFFEQLFAIKIFEQESAPRRSH; this is encoded by the coding sequence ATGGTATACGAACCAGCTGAGGACAGTGAGCTTTTACTGGAATCCGCTTTGAAAGAAGTAAAGTCGGAGGATGAAGTAATCGAAATAGGGGCTGGTAGCGGTTTTGTAGCAGAAAAACTGGTTGGAAAATGCAGATGGGTGGTAGTTACAGACATTTCGCCTTTTGCAGTTAAATTGCTTAAGAAGAAAGGATTGGACGTCGTAAGGACTGACATCGCTCAGGGAATCAAAAAGAAGTTTTCACTCGTTCTATTTAATCCTCCTTATCTGGAACTTGAAGATGAGCTGAAGCGTGATTTCTGGGAAGATTGCTCGATTAATGGTGGAAAGGGTGGGATTGAAGTTTTATGTCGATTTCTCGATACACTGCGTGATTTCATGGAGAAAGATGGTAGAGCGATAGTTGTGGTGTCTTCACTGAACATTCCAAAATTTTTCGAAGAGATTAAGCTTAGAGGATTTGATTACGAGATTTTAGCAGTAAAGAGACTTTTCTTTGAACAACTTTTCGCTATAAAGATCTTCGAACAAGAATCAGCTCCCAGACGTTCTCATTAA
- a CDS encoding type II toxin-antitoxin system VapC family toxin — protein MNGVFVDTNVLIRHLSGDKRAKKVVEKVEMGEIDGYINQVVVSELIHVYLRLFTGRNSAYLKKNPEVIKAVNLEPVYDLLNIFNELSSSEIISRVSKELIMKYGLLPNDALIAATCRHYGIRKIATFDEDFKRVDFLEVLEL, from the coding sequence ATGAATGGGGTTTTTGTTGATACGAATGTGCTGATTAGACATCTCTCAGGAGACAAAAGAGCTAAAAAAGTTGTTGAGAAGGTTGAAATGGGTGAAATAGACGGCTATATAAATCAAGTGGTTGTTTCCGAGCTCATACATGTGTATTTGAGGTTATTTACCGGAAGAAATTCGGCTTATCTTAAAAAGAATCCAGAAGTGATAAAGGCTGTAAACTTGGAACCAGTTTATGATCTTTTGAATATTTTCAATGAGTTGAGTTCTTCGGAAATTATTTCAAGGGTTTCAAAGGAGCTCATTATGAAGTATGGGCTTCTTCCAAACGACGCTTTAATAGCTGCAACCTGCAGGCATTATGGAATCAGGAAAATAGCCACCTTCGACGAGGATTTTAAAAGAGTAGATTTCCTCGAGGTTTTGGAGCTTTAA
- a CDS encoding metal-dependent transcriptional regulator, with product MEREEEYLEAIYDIQRRGKVAKTGDIAKILKVRPSSVTEMLIKLKERGYIDYSPYRGAILTKSGEEIAERIKKNYQIASSFFRYIGVDEDVAEKLGCELEHHLSDEVARRLNSVLAHGCGGCEREVKRLSCVSDGIYEVVSAPEGDLKPGDIVIVEKGDRTRKDGSKINENVWELILVRRSL from the coding sequence GTGGAAAGAGAGGAGGAGTATCTTGAAGCCATCTATGACATACAGAGAAGGGGAAAGGTTGCAAAGACTGGGGATATTGCAAAAATTTTGAAGGTTAGGCCGTCAAGTGTGACGGAAATGTTGATAAAACTCAAAGAAAGAGGATACATAGATTACAGCCCATATAGAGGTGCAATACTAACGAAAAGCGGTGAGGAGATAGCAGAAAGGATAAAAAAAAATTATCAAATAGCTTCAAGCTTCTTTAGATATATAGGAGTGGATGAGGATGTTGCAGAAAAGCTTGGCTGTGAACTCGAACACCATTTAAGCGATGAGGTTGCGAGAAGATTGAATTCCGTTTTAGCTCACGGATGTGGAGGTTGCGAGAGAGAAGTGAAGAGACTGTCATGTGTTTCAGATGGAATTTACGAAGTGGTTTCAGCTCCTGAAGGTGATTTAAAACCCGGCGATATAGTAATAGTCGAAAAAGGCGACAGAACTCGAAAAGATGGATCAAAAATTAATGAGAACGTCTGGGAGCTGATTCTTGTTCGAAGATCTTTATAG
- a CDS encoding NOL1/NOP2/sun family putative RNA methylase, producing the protein MLREINPVLFERLSRIDGSKEFFEYLEKPLRKSLRINTLKADLDFVLNRLSDLIEEKIPWCKEGVYVKTEDLASIPEHQLGVVFSQSAVSMIPPLLMDLKPGMIVLDLCASPGAKTTQIAQYMANEGCIIANDVKLDRINMLVSNLQKCGVLIARVTMMDGRKFAKFEKKFDAVLVDAPCSNLGMIRKNFTHAKGWSLKKSLDLSKLQKELIMAGYRALKPGGILVYSTCTFEPLENEEVVDYLLRNTEAKIEEIKLPINAIGGFTEFDGKEYLHEVRKCLRIHPQMNDTEGFFVAKLTK; encoded by the coding sequence ATGCTGAGAGAAATAAATCCGGTTTTGTTTGAGAGGCTTTCGAGGATTGATGGCTCAAAAGAATTTTTTGAATATCTCGAAAAGCCTTTAAGAAAGAGCCTAAGGATAAACACCCTTAAGGCTGATTTGGATTTTGTTTTAAATAGACTTTCAGATTTAATAGAAGAGAAGATTCCGTGGTGCAAAGAGGGGGTTTATGTTAAAACCGAAGATCTTGCTTCAATTCCTGAGCACCAGCTTGGAGTTGTTTTTTCGCAATCCGCAGTCTCGATGATTCCTCCACTTTTGATGGATCTCAAGCCCGGGATGATTGTTCTTGATCTCTGTGCATCTCCTGGAGCGAAGACAACACAAATAGCACAATATATGGCGAACGAAGGCTGCATTATTGCGAACGACGTTAAACTTGACAGGATAAACATGCTTGTATCAAATCTACAGAAATGCGGGGTTTTAATAGCAAGGGTAACGATGATGGATGGCAGAAAGTTCGCAAAATTTGAGAAAAAATTCGATGCTGTGCTCGTTGATGCACCTTGCAGTAATCTCGGAATGATAAGGAAGAACTTCACGCACGCAAAGGGATGGAGTCTGAAGAAAAGCCTTGATTTGTCAAAACTGCAGAAGGAGCTGATTATGGCGGGCTACAGAGCTCTAAAACCGGGTGGCATTCTCGTTTACTCAACCTGCACGTTCGAGCCCTTGGAGAATGAGGAAGTCGTTGATTATCTATTGAGGAACACGGAAGCAAAAATAGAGGAGATAAAACTTCCAATAAACGCAATAGGCGGTTTTACTGAGTTTGATGGCAAAGAATACCTTCACGAGGTGAGAAAATGTCTTCGAATTCATCCGCAGATGAACGACACAGAAGGATTTTTTGTAGCGAAACTGACGAAGTGA
- a CDS encoding type II toxin-antitoxin system VapC family toxin, which yields MEVFFDSNVFLHHLANTREVASKLLEDVENGKITGFINDVVVSEVIYGYLRALTNLKPHQLQSKLCKIDFDLSPIKDLLSLFRVLSCSFGVEVAEIVEKYKLLPNDALIAATCKHYGIKKIATFDEDFKRVDFLEVLEL from the coding sequence ATGGAAGTTTTCTTTGATTCAAATGTTTTTCTGCACCATTTAGCCAACACTCGTGAAGTTGCGAGCAAATTGCTTGAAGACGTTGAAAACGGCAAGATTACTGGATTTATCAACGACGTAGTAGTTTCTGAGGTCATTTATGGATATCTGCGTGCCTTAACGAATTTAAAGCCTCATCAGCTTCAATCAAAACTATGCAAAATTGATTTCGATCTCAGCCCCATTAAGGACTTGCTCAGTTTGTTTCGAGTTCTTTCCTGCAGTTTCGGTGTGGAAGTTGCTGAAATCGTCGAGAAATACAAGCTGCTCCCGAATGACGCCTTAATCGCTGCGACTTGCAAGCATTATGGGATAAAAAAGATCGCTACTTTCGACGAAGACTTCAAGAGGGTAGATTTCCTCGAGGTTTTGGAGCTTTAG
- a CDS encoding antitoxin family protein, with protein MPKIIEAIYEDGVFKPLEKVDLKEGERVKIRIGNVVERTKGIIKGCDVDKIIKEVENGSFL; from the coding sequence ATGCCAAAAATCATCGAAGCGATCTACGAAGACGGAGTGTTCAAGCCACTGGAGAAGGTTGATTTGAAGGAAGGGGAAAGAGTTAAAATAAGGATTGGAAATGTCGTAGAAAGAACAAAAGGGATAATCAAAGGGTGTGATGTGGATAAAATAATAAAGGAGGTTGAAAATGGAAGTTTTCTTTGA
- a CDS encoding nodulation protein NfeD: MRSILLILSLLVVNASALEIALVNIQGEINEGTYITLEHAYQFAKSRDMDLILVEIDTPGGLLSSTQKIVSLFMNSEIPIVVFVNKGAMCASAGTVILLSAHIAAAANETAIGAATPVGMASPAENKTINYIASYVKSIANARGRNAEVAERFVTEALSLEARKAYELKLIDVLAENREELLKKLDGIKVSLNGKEIVLDTKSYRVVEVEKPAQAKIYELISSPQIALILLLLGIYLLIFGLTSPGMMAEVLGAIMLILVFAGLGVINVNYAGLFLIILGIIFLIAELMTPTYGVLGTASVISITLGALMIFEEPMMPKEFYEFFPKFAIGIGIGIGTFMTFALVKILKVRRKRSQVGEVVGLRGEIVEFKNGRGFAKVRGEIWSVESNEKLKKGDEIVVLERDGLKLKVRRVDRAEDGDREVAGEDKEES, translated from the coding sequence GTGAGATCGATACTATTGATTCTAAGTCTGCTGGTTGTGAATGCAAGTGCTCTTGAGATTGCACTTGTTAATATACAGGGCGAAATCAATGAGGGGACGTATATTACACTCGAACACGCTTATCAATTTGCTAAATCAAGAGACATGGATCTAATATTGGTTGAAATCGACACTCCTGGTGGTCTGCTCTCTTCTACCCAAAAAATAGTTTCTCTTTTCATGAACAGCGAGATACCAATTGTTGTTTTTGTTAACAAGGGAGCGATGTGTGCTTCTGCGGGAACAGTAATACTTTTGTCTGCGCACATCGCAGCTGCAGCGAATGAGACTGCAATAGGAGCTGCAACTCCTGTTGGCATGGCTTCCCCTGCTGAAAACAAGACTATTAACTACATAGCAAGCTACGTTAAGAGTATAGCTAATGCAAGGGGGAGAAACGCAGAAGTTGCTGAACGCTTCGTGACAGAAGCCCTTAGTCTGGAAGCAAGAAAAGCCTATGAGCTTAAATTAATCGATGTTCTTGCAGAGAACAGAGAAGAACTCCTCAAGAAACTCGACGGGATAAAAGTGTCGCTAAACGGCAAAGAAATTGTTCTCGATACCAAGAGCTACAGAGTAGTTGAGGTTGAAAAACCTGCTCAGGCAAAGATCTATGAGTTGATCTCAAGCCCGCAAATCGCTCTGATTCTCCTATTACTCGGAATTTATCTCCTGATTTTTGGTTTAACCTCACCCGGCATGATGGCTGAAGTTTTGGGGGCGATAATGCTTATTCTGGTGTTTGCAGGACTGGGAGTTATCAACGTGAATTATGCAGGGCTATTTTTGATAATTCTCGGAATAATCTTCCTAATAGCGGAATTGATGACTCCAACGTATGGGGTTCTCGGAACCGCATCCGTAATATCCATAACTCTTGGTGCTTTAATGATTTTTGAAGAACCGATGATGCCAAAAGAGTTCTACGAGTTCTTTCCAAAATTTGCAATTGGTATTGGAATCGGAATAGGCACTTTCATGACTTTTGCACTTGTAAAAATTTTGAAAGTTAGAAGAAAGAGAAGCCAAGTTGGAGAAGTGGTTGGACTTAGAGGTGAAATCGTGGAGTTCAAGAACGGCAGAGGATTTGCAAAGGTTAGGGGGGAGATTTGGAGTGTTGAATCAAATGAGAAGCTCAAAAAAGGAGATGAAATAGTGGTTTTGGAAAGAGATGGATTGAAGTTGAAGGTGAGAAGAGTTGATAGAGCTGAGGATGGAGACCGAGAAGTGGCTGGAGAGGATAAAGAAGAGAGTTAG
- a CDS encoding type IV pilin, translating to MEEIGTILMVAIVVVIAGVVVSYFYGFPSAIPQTKVPNIQIKRTGYTVVEFTLYDLGGAQRVHDCTVKYGGEDKQVVPTDSFEGVGSQLYCNDCGPGSKSLVFVCKVDDKGQVVLNAFI from the coding sequence ATGGAAGAGATCGGAACAATACTGATGGTGGCAATTGTTGTTGTGATTGCTGGGGTAGTTGTGTCCTATTTTTACGGCTTTCCGTCTGCAATTCCGCAGACAAAGGTTCCCAACATCCAGATAAAAAGAACTGGATACACTGTTGTCGAGTTCACACTTTACGACCTTGGCGGGGCACAGAGAGTGCACGACTGCACTGTGAAGTATGGAGGAGAAGATAAACAAGTCGTGCCCACAGACAGCTTTGAGGGTGTTGGCAGTCAGCTATACTGCAATGATTGTGGTCCCGGTTCTAAATCGCTTGTTTTCGTTTGCAAAGTTGATGATAAGGGACAAGTGGTTTTGAACGCCTTTATCTGA
- the rsmA gene encoding 16S rRNA (adenine(1518)-N(6)/adenine(1519)-N(6))-dimethyltransferase RsmA, with the protein MRLGQHMVVDKSLIRRIVDYSELKSDDHVLEIGCGTGNLTSELLKHCKVIGIEKDVKFVRMLETKFEDEIKSGRFILIHGDALEVEFPSFTKIVSNIPYQISSPLLFKLFKYRFDSAVLMLQKEFAERLCREDSRLGVISKAYCNPELLEIVGRDSFKPKPKVESAIVRILPVPKIRVRDIELFEHFVTFAFSMRRKKLGKIAKEFEKRFGLKIELEASLANRRPEEIGAEKFVEIVDGIRTS; encoded by the coding sequence ATGAGACTCGGACAGCACATGGTGGTGGATAAATCGCTGATACGCAGAATCGTTGATTACTCAGAGCTCAAAAGTGATGATCATGTCCTCGAAATAGGCTGTGGAACTGGAAATCTAACTTCTGAGCTTCTTAAACATTGCAAAGTTATCGGAATTGAGAAGGATGTAAAGTTCGTAAGAATGCTTGAAACTAAATTCGAAGATGAAATAAAATCGGGTAGATTCATTCTAATCCACGGGGATGCTTTAGAAGTGGAATTTCCATCGTTCACAAAAATTGTATCAAATATACCCTACCAGATCTCTTCTCCGCTTCTTTTCAAACTTTTCAAATACAGATTTGATTCTGCAGTTTTGATGCTTCAAAAAGAGTTTGCAGAGAGACTTTGCAGAGAAGATAGCAGACTCGGTGTAATATCAAAGGCCTACTGCAATCCAGAATTGCTTGAAATTGTTGGAAGAGATAGTTTTAAACCAAAACCAAAGGTCGAATCTGCGATAGTTAGGATTTTGCCCGTTCCAAAGATCAGAGTTCGTGATATAGAACTATTTGAGCACTTTGTGACTTTTGCCTTTTCTATGAGAAGAAAAAAACTCGGAAAAATTGCTAAGGAGTTTGAAAAAAGATTCGGCTTAAAAATTGAACTGGAAGCTTCTTTGGCTAACAGGAGGCCAGAAGAGATTGGAGCTGAAAAATTCGTGGAGATCGTCGATGGTATACGAACCAGCTGA
- a CDS encoding acylphosphatase: MALKIIIKGKVHGVGYRVKLINMALEYGIDRFAVFNTFTNGKEAVMILVDAPEEILELLKERIKAEKPEKAIVESVEFLECRFSVPPIERSMQAFQIEHWGKAIPIMLNMLEKQDLMLEKQDKMLEKQDLMLEKMDLMLEKQDLMLEKQDKMLEKQDLVINKLDETKQELGSKIDQTREDLAERLDETNAKLELLRSDLRDYLEKT; this comes from the coding sequence ATGGCTCTCAAGATCATAATAAAGGGCAAAGTTCACGGAGTTGGCTACAGGGTAAAGCTCATAAATATGGCTTTAGAATACGGAATTGACAGATTTGCAGTTTTTAACACATTTACGAATGGTAAAGAAGCAGTTATGATTTTGGTTGACGCTCCTGAAGAGATTTTAGAGCTTTTAAAGGAAAGAATAAAGGCTGAAAAACCCGAAAAGGCAATTGTTGAGTCCGTAGAATTTCTGGAATGTCGCTTTAGCGTTCCGCCGATTGAGAGAAGTATGCAGGCATTTCAGATCGAGCACTGGGGTAAGGCAATTCCTATAATGCTCAACATGCTTGAAAAACAGGATTTGATGCTTGAAAAGCAGGACAAAATGCTTGAAAAACAGGATCTGATGCTCGAAAAAATGGATCTGATGCTCGAAAAGCAAGATTTGATGCTTGAGAAGCAAGACAAGATGCTCGAAAAACAGGATCTGGTGATCAACAAGCTTGATGAGACAAAACAAGAGCTTGGGAGTAAGATCGATCAAACAAGGGAAGATCTAGCTGAACGACTTGACGAAACAAATGCCAAGCTTGAGCTTCTCCGCTCAGATCTCAGAGATTACCTTGAAAAAACATGA
- the glyA gene encoding serine hydroxymethyltransferase: protein MYSEVFSIIRKHNEMMRNSIPLIASENLTSQLVRKCYMSDFGHRYAEGKVGERYYAGCKFIDEIESLAIELTKKLFDAEHVNVQPISGVVANLAGLFALTNPDDVVFSISVPCGGHISHDKMSAVGLRGLRVVYYPFDIESMNIDISATEKMAKEAKPKLFILGSSLILFRQPVKEIAEIAEKIGARVMFDASHVLGLIAGKVYPNPLKEGADLLTASTHKTFFGPQRGLIMSKKEISKKVDRAVFPGVVSNHHLHSLAGYVIAVMEMLEFGEEYARQIVRNAKVLAETLHELGYKVLGEKHGFTETHQVAVDVRALGGGEAVARKLETVGIILNKNLLPWDSLEQTANPSGIRIGVQEVTRLGMKESEMKVIAEFIDSTLKGKKSVESIRKEISEFRRDFQTVKYTFEECDAYSDLC, encoded by the coding sequence ATGTATTCGGAAGTCTTCAGTATAATTCGAAAGCACAATGAAATGATGAGAAATTCAATTCCGCTGATCGCAAGCGAAAATCTGACATCCCAGCTTGTAAGAAAGTGCTATATGTCAGACTTCGGGCACAGATACGCAGAGGGTAAGGTGGGGGAGAGATATTACGCTGGTTGCAAGTTCATCGATGAAATCGAGTCTCTTGCCATAGAACTCACAAAAAAGCTATTCGATGCTGAACACGTAAATGTTCAGCCGATCTCAGGTGTGGTGGCAAATCTTGCAGGCCTTTTTGCACTTACTAATCCAGATGACGTTGTTTTCAGCATCTCTGTTCCATGTGGGGGGCATATAAGTCATGACAAAATGTCCGCGGTTGGTCTAAGGGGTTTAAGGGTTGTCTACTACCCTTTCGACATAGAAAGTATGAACATAGATATTTCAGCAACCGAAAAGATGGCAAAAGAGGCAAAACCGAAGTTATTCATTCTTGGCTCAAGTCTTATACTATTTAGACAGCCAGTTAAGGAAATCGCAGAGATTGCTGAAAAAATTGGAGCAAGAGTGATGTTTGACGCAAGTCACGTTCTTGGTCTGATTGCTGGGAAAGTTTATCCTAACCCACTCAAAGAGGGGGCGGACTTGCTCACCGCTTCAACCCATAAAACGTTCTTTGGTCCTCAGCGAGGGCTTATAATGAGCAAAAAGGAAATTTCAAAAAAGGTAGATAGAGCTGTTTTCCCCGGAGTTGTAAGCAACCACCATCTACACTCCCTCGCTGGCTACGTTATTGCGGTCATGGAAATGCTTGAATTCGGCGAAGAATATGCAAGACAGATCGTTAGAAATGCCAAAGTTCTTGCGGAAACTTTGCACGAGCTTGGGTACAAAGTTCTTGGAGAGAAGCATGGCTTTACTGAAACGCATCAGGTTGCGGTAGATGTTCGTGCTTTGGGTGGCGGTGAAGCGGTTGCAAGAAAGCTTGAAACCGTTGGAATAATTTTAAACAAGAATCTCCTTCCATGGGATAGCTTGGAGCAGACTGCGAACCCTTCAGGAATTAGAATAGGTGTTCAGGAAGTAACAAGACTCGGGATGAAGGAGAGTGAAATGAAGGTGATCGCAGAATTCATAGATTCGACGCTAAAGGGTAAGAAAAGCGTTGAGAGTATAAGAAAAGAAATTTCAGAATTCAGAAGAGATTTTCAGACTGTTAAGTATACCTTTGAAGAGTGCGATGCATATTCCGATTTATGCTGA